The following are from one region of the Mycolicibacterium helvum genome:
- a CDS encoding MCE family protein — protein sequence MTRISLKRPNIKPLAERNRLTVGIVGVLVIAALVVAVFSYDKIPFIKGTSDYSAYFAEAGGIKTGSDVRVSGLGVGRVSDIKLQGAKVLVDFTVRDGVELGDRTEAAIKTETVLGTKYLELTPRGDGSLAGPIPLERTKSPYDLTDALGDLTTTISGLDTTQLSSALTTLADTFKDTPPDLKLALEGVARFSDTLNTRDAKLRDLLANANKVTAVLAKRSDQIAQLVANANALLAELLAQRNSVDALMGNLSAVSAQISGLVNDNRTQLKPAVDKLNGVLGILDNRKQELQRTLYLLRRYAMSFGEVLGSGPFFKASLVNLAPGQFSQPFIDAAFSDLGLDPNTLLPSQLVDPGVGQPATPPLPVPFPRTGQGGEPNLTLPEAITGNQDPNLPAQFPGRYPYREPLPAPPPGGPPPGPPALAPAPGELPPPSIPPVPPAAGGN from the coding sequence ATGACGCGAATCAGCCTCAAGCGCCCGAATATCAAGCCACTGGCCGAACGTAATCGGTTGACGGTGGGCATCGTCGGTGTCCTTGTCATTGCCGCGCTGGTGGTCGCGGTCTTTTCTTACGACAAGATCCCGTTCATCAAGGGAACCAGCGACTACTCCGCGTACTTCGCCGAGGCGGGCGGCATCAAGACCGGCAGCGACGTGCGGGTGTCCGGGCTCGGCGTGGGCCGGGTCTCCGACATCAAGCTGCAGGGCGCCAAGGTGCTGGTGGATTTCACCGTGCGCGACGGTGTCGAGCTGGGCGATCGCACCGAGGCCGCGATCAAGACCGAAACCGTGCTCGGCACCAAGTATCTGGAGCTGACGCCACGGGGCGACGGGTCGCTGGCCGGTCCCATTCCGTTGGAACGCACCAAATCTCCCTACGATCTCACGGACGCCCTGGGTGACCTCACGACGACCATCAGCGGCCTGGACACCACGCAGTTGTCGTCGGCGCTGACCACATTGGCCGACACCTTCAAGGACACCCCGCCCGATCTGAAACTCGCCCTGGAGGGTGTCGCCCGCTTCTCCGACACGCTCAACACTCGCGATGCCAAGCTGCGTGACCTGCTGGCAAACGCCAACAAAGTCACCGCGGTGCTGGCCAAGCGCAGTGACCAGATCGCCCAGCTGGTCGCGAACGCCAACGCATTGCTGGCCGAGCTTCTGGCACAGCGTAATTCGGTCGATGCATTGATGGGCAACCTGAGCGCGGTGTCCGCGCAGATCTCCGGCCTCGTCAACGACAACCGGACCCAGCTCAAACCCGCCGTCGACAAGCTCAACGGGGTGCTCGGTATCCTGGACAACCGCAAGCAGGAACTGCAGCGGACCCTGTACTTGTTGCGGCGCTATGCGATGTCGTTCGGTGAAGTGCTCGGCTCGGGACCGTTCTTCAAAGCCTCGCTGGTCAACCTGGCGCCCGGCCAATTTTCTCAGCCGTTCATCGATGCGGCGTTCTCCGACCTGGGGCTGGACCCCAATACGTTGCTACCGTCGCAACTGGTCGACCCCGGTGTCGGCCAGCCGGCAACCCCACCGCTGCCGGTGCCGTTCCCTCGAACCGGGCAGGGCGGGGAACCGAATCTGACGCTGCCCGAAGCAATCACAGGTAACCAGGATCCGAACCTCCCAGCGCAGTTCCCCGGCCGCTATCCCTACCGCGAGCCGTTGCCTGCACCGCCGCCGGGCGGCCCACCGCCTGGGCCGCCGGCGCTAGCACCCGCGCCCGGTGAACTGCCGCCGCCGTCCATTCCGCCGGTGCCCCCGGCCGCCGGAGGGAATTGA
- a CDS encoding MCE family protein yields MRSRTIRSVIRVALFTAMCLLFTFILVTVFGQFRFDSRAAYSAVFTNVSGLKGGNFVRIAGVEVGKVTDMTLHKDGTVTVDFAIDKGLQLTEGTRAVVRYENLIGDRYLSLEEGAGSVRKLVPGQTIPLARTSPALDVDALIGGFRPLFRALDPDQVNALSGELLRVFQGQGGTISSVLAQTSALTTTLAGRDQLIGEVITNLNTVLGTFAARDDQFSTGLDKLSHLVQGLADRRTDIGNGVAYINAAAGSVADLLTAARQPIKDTVVQTDRFAGQVMADHDYVDDLVKTLPDAYQVLSRNGLYGDYFGFYLCDAILKVNGKGGQPVYVKLAGQDTGRCTPK; encoded by the coding sequence ATGAGATCCCGGACTATCCGCTCGGTCATCCGGGTGGCGCTCTTCACCGCGATGTGCCTGCTGTTCACGTTCATTCTTGTGACGGTGTTCGGGCAATTCAGGTTCGACTCCCGCGCTGCATACAGCGCGGTGTTCACCAACGTGTCAGGCCTCAAGGGCGGCAACTTCGTTCGCATCGCCGGCGTCGAAGTCGGCAAGGTCACCGACATGACCCTGCACAAAGACGGCACGGTCACCGTGGACTTCGCCATCGATAAAGGCCTGCAACTCACCGAGGGCACCCGCGCGGTGGTGCGCTACGAGAACCTGATCGGCGACCGGTACCTGTCCCTGGAAGAGGGCGCGGGATCGGTGCGCAAACTCGTACCGGGCCAGACCATTCCGCTCGCGCGCACGTCGCCGGCACTTGATGTCGACGCACTGATCGGGGGGTTCCGGCCGCTGTTCCGCGCGCTGGACCCCGACCAGGTCAATGCGCTGTCCGGTGAACTGCTGCGGGTGTTCCAGGGGCAGGGCGGCACCATCTCATCGGTGCTCGCCCAGACCTCCGCGCTGACCACGACGCTGGCCGGGCGGGACCAGCTGATCGGCGAGGTCATCACCAACCTCAACACCGTGCTGGGCACCTTCGCCGCCCGCGACGACCAGTTCTCCACCGGCCTGGACAAGCTGTCCCACTTGGTCCAGGGCCTGGCCGATCGCCGAACCGACATCGGCAACGGCGTGGCCTACATCAACGCCGCGGCGGGGTCGGTCGCCGACCTGCTGACCGCCGCGCGACAACCGATCAAGGACACCGTGGTGCAGACCGACCGGTTCGCCGGCCAGGTGATGGCCGACCACGACTACGTCGATGATCTGGTCAAGACGCTGCCCGACGCCTACCAGGTGCTGTCCCGCAACGGCCTGTACGGCGACTACTTCGGCTTCTACCTCTGCGATGCCATCCTCAAGGTCAACGGCAAGGGCGGCCAACCCGTCTACGTCAAACTCGCGGGCCAGGACACGGGACGGTGCACACCCAAATGA